Proteins found in one Larimichthys crocea isolate SSNF chromosome I, L_crocea_2.0, whole genome shotgun sequence genomic segment:
- the elp1 gene encoding elongator complex protein 1, with product MRNLKLLKSLRSSELQGPGSPQCLAVRADTGSLLVASHYSITEYDPRTGQVVSEASLTAEGFLPEDGSGVVVGLQDLAELESACLATAGGDVVLFNLNTCQLECVGSVDSGLTSMSWSPDEELVVLTTGQETIIMMTKDFEPITEVGIHQDDFGEGKFITVGWGKKETQFHGSEGKQAAQRKIQEVQPAAPWDDRRPRVTWRGDGQLFAVSAVCLQTGARKVRVWNREGVLQATSEPVNGLEQALCWKPSGSLIASTQRHPNKHSVVFMEKNGLLHGDFTLPFSKDQAKVKDLLWNTDSTVLAVWLEDMTAGEDKQVNTCIQLWMMGNYHWYLKQSLDFGRDSEKVPVCVCWDPERPLRLHVVTRSWTSITYDWACTTERSPGLDATDNANVAVIDGDKILVTTFRQHVVPPPMCSFELQLASPVNQVTFLCQPQRTNQLAALTSDGQISIYCQDSAEQANKTADGFRTMSRPPVFRKTFRVTALQKEPLSLRQLLWLEDELFVGVSSGLLPTMSTLLTLCPAQDADDTLTVRSEVEVDGVVIGMVHSIQTGTVALQLEDGQIRKLLWDCPELSVEDWRDSSGCSINFPVPCVQTALCSISGEECLLGLTDRSHLYAGDTELASNISSFAICNDFLLITTHSHTCRCLQLSALSVKGLQVALASDGSQNDETLRRVERGSRIVTVVPQDTRVILQMPRGNLETVHHRALVLAQLRKWLDSLRFREAFECMRKLRINLNLIYDHSPKVFLENIETFITQLNSINHINLFLTELKEEDTTSSMYPRPEGSPVQTQPVSGQKKVDVVCDALRSTLESMDPNKFFLSILTAHVKKTVPELEIALQKVHELRENPPQAAGAVSAEEALKYLLFLVNVNDLYEHSLGTYDFDLVLMVAEKSQKDPKEYLPFLNMLKSLEPNYQRYSIDKHLKRYRKALHHLSKCGKEHFPEALQLVKEQKLYNEALRLYTADSVHYKALSCAYAQHLVEQQQAEQAGLLLWRCGEPASALQAFAGSLSWRNAICVAQQMPLPPDQLALLARDLAEKLTEQRRYSEAALLLDQYAKDCEEAILALITGAVWEEALRLIYIHNRQDITETNLKPALLEAVSNQTSFLEAQTATFTRHKTRLAVVREQKEKARLDMLDEDGPDCPDAELYSEASSVMTGSKYSHSNSRISSRSSKNRRKAERKKLSLKEGSPLEDKALMYALGEIITAVDKMREEVHGLLKALVLFQFDKQAEKLQLAYEEALHMVEVAVPEVWPENLQNTQAPLTGPNSTANSIMASFQQQQSPAASQQAAEVMTPPKMRNGVKWKLSVLT from the exons ATGCGGAACCTGAAGCTGCTGAAGAGCCTGCGGAGCTCAGAGCTGCAAGGTCCGGGCTCCCCGCAGTGTTTGGCCGTGCGGGCTGACACCGGCTCGCTGCTCGTCGCTTCTCACTACTCCATCACAGAGTATGACCCACGGACAGGCCAG GTGGTCAGTGAGGCCTCGTTGACAGCGGAGGGTTTCCTTCCAGAGGACGGCAGCGGAGTGGTGGTCGGGCTGCAGGACCTGGCTGAACTCGAGTCGGCGTGTTTGGCCACAGCTGGCGGCGATGTCGTCCTCTTCAACCTCAACACCTGTCAG TTGGAGTGTGTTGGCAGTGTGGACAGCGGTCTGACCTCCATGAGCTGGAGTCCTGATGAAGAGCTTGTCGTCCTCACTACTG GCCAGGAAACGATCATCATGATGACCAAAGACTTTGAGCCGATCACGGAGGTCGGAATCCACCAGGATGACTTTGGCGAAG GGAAGTTCATCACAGTGGGGTGGGGAAAGAAGGAGACTCAGTTCCACGGCTCAGAGGGGAAACAGGCCGCGCAGAGGAAGATCCAG GAGGTGCAGCCGGCCGCACCCTGGGACGACCGCAGGCCGCGGGTGACCTGGCGAGGTGATGGTCAGCTCTTTGCCGTCAGTGCCGTCTGTCTTCAAACCGGAGCCAGGAAAGTCCGAGTCTGGAACAGAGAGGGCGTCCTGCAGGCCACCAGTGAACCCGTCAACGGCCTTGAGCAGGCGCTCTGCTGGAA ACCTTCAGGCAGCCTGATAGCGAGCACTCAGCGTCATCCCAACAAACACAGCGTGGTTTTCATGGAGAAGAACGGACTGCTGCATGGAGACTTCACCCTGCCGTTCAGCAAAGACCAGGCCAAG gtgaaggATCTGCTGTGGAACACTGACTCCACTGTTTTAGCTGTCTGGTTGGAGGACATGACTGCAGGAGAAGACAAACAAGTCAACACTTGCA TCCAGCTGTGGATGATGGGGAACTACCACTGGTACCTGAAGCAGAGCCTGGACTTTGGCAGAGACTCTGAGAAGGTTCCGGTTTGTGTCTGCTGGGACCCTGAACGCCCCTTAAGGCTCCACGTAGTGACCCGCAGCTGGACCAGCATCACCTACGACTGGGCCTGCACGACTGAGAGGAGCCCCGGGCTGGACGCCACCGACAACGCCAATGTAGCCGTGATTGACGGAG ATAAAATCCTGGTGACGACCTTCAGGCAGCATGTTGTCCCTCCTCCCATGTGTTCGTTTGAGCTCCAGCTGGCATCTCCAGTCAACCAGGTGACCTTCCTCTGCCAACCTCAGAGGACCAATCAGCTGGCAGCGTTGACTTCTGACGGACAAATCTCAATCTACTGCCAAG ATTCAGCAGAACAGGCCAACAAAACAGCAGATGGATTCCGCACGATGTCACGTCCCCCGGTCTTCCGGAAAACCTTCAG AGTGACGGCTCTCCAGAAGGAGCCTCTGTCCCTGCGGCAGCTGCTGTGGCTGGAGGACGAGCTCTTTGTGGGTGTGAGCTCCGGCCTGCTGCCGACCATGTCCACCCTGCTGACGCTTTGTCCTGCCCAGGACGCTGATGACACGCTCACTGTCAG gtCTGAGGTGGAAGTGGACGGCGTTGTGATCGGTATGGTGCACAGCATCCAGACTGGCACTGTGGCGCTACAGCTGGAGGACGGACAGATCCGGAAGCTGCTCTGGG ACTGTCCTGAGCTGTCAGTGGAGGATTGGCGTGACTCCAGCGGCTGTAGCATCAACTTCCCTGTCCCCTGTGTTCAGACAGCCCTCTGCAGCATCAGCGGGGAG GAGTGTCTCCTTGGCCTGACAGACAGATCCCACCTGTACGCTGGAGACACAGAG CTGGCCTCCAACATTTCCTCCTTTGCCATTTGCAACGACTTCCTCCTCATCACCACACACTCCCACACCTGCCGCTGCCTCCAGCTGAGTGCGCTCAGTGTCAAAG GGCTGCAGGTGGCTTTGGCTTCAGACGGAAGTCAGAATGACGAGACGCTGCGGCGGGTGGAGAGAGGATCCAGGATCGTCACTGTGGTCCCACAAGACACCAGAGTGATTCTGCAG ATGCCTCGTGGAAACCTGGAGACCGTGCATCATCGAGCGCTGGTGTTGGCTCAGCTCAGGAAGTGGCTGGACAG tttgaggTTCAGAGAAGCCTTTGAGTGTATGAGGAAGCTGAGAATCAACCTGAACTTGATCTATGACCACAGCCCAAAG gtTTTCCTGGAGAACATAGAGACCTTCATCACACAACTCAACTCCATCAACCACATCAACCTCTTCCTCACCGAGCTCAA agaggaggacacGACCAGTAGCATGTACCCCCGTCCTGAGGGCAGCCCGGTCCAGACCCAGCCGGTTTCCGGGCAGAAGAAGGTGGATGTAGTTTGTGACGCTTTACGGAGCACCTTGGAATCAATGGATCCAAACAA GTTCTTTCTGTCCATCCTGACGGCTCACGTGAAGAAGACAGTTCCAGAGTTGGAGATCGCTCTGCAGAAAGTCCACGAGCTTCGAG AGAACCCTCCTCAAGCTGCCGGTGCTGTGAGCGCTGAAGAGGCGTTAAAGTACCTCCTCTTCCTAGTCAACGTGAACGACCTGTACGAACACTCTCTGGGAACGTACGACTTTGACCTCGTGCTCATGGTGGCTGAGAAATCCCAGAAG GACCCCAAAGAGTACCTTCCTTTCTTAAACATGCTGAAGAGCCTGGAGCCAAACTACCAGCGCTACAGCATCGACAAACACCTGAAACGCTACAGGAAGGCCCTGCATCACCTCAGCAAGTGTG GTAAGGAACATTTCCCCGAAGCTCTGCAGCTTGTGAAGGAGCAGAAACTCTACAACGAAGCTCTGCGACTGTACACGGCGGACAGCGTTCACTACaag gCTCTGAGCTGTGCTTATGCCCAGCACCTGGTGGAGCAGCAACAGGCGGAGCAGGCCGGCCTGTTGCTATGGCGATGCGGCGAGCCAGCCAGCGCCCTGCAGGCGTTCGCCGGCAGCCTCAGTTGGAGGAACGCCATCTGCGTGGCGCAGCAGATGCCTCTGCCGCCGGACCAGTTAGCTCTGCTGGCCAGAGACCTGGcag AGAAGCTGACGGAGCAGCGGCGGTACTctgaagctgctctgctgctggatCAGTACGCCAAA GACTGTGAGGAGGCCATCCTGGCTCTGATCACTGGTGCAGTCTGGGAGGAGGCGCTCCGATTG atttacatacacaacagacaagacatCACTGAAACGAACCTCAAACCTGCTCTACTGGAAG CTGTCAGCAACCAGACGTCTTTCCTGGAGGCTCAAACGGCGACGTTCACGCGGCACAAGACCCGACTGGCTGTGGTCCGAGAGCAGAAGGAGAAGGCCAGACTGGACATGCTGG ATGAGGACGGTCCAGACTGTCCTGATGCTGAGCTTTACTCTGAAGCCAGCAGCGTGATGACCGGCTCCAAATACTCTCACAGTAACTCCCGCATCTCTTC GAGATCCTCAAAGAACCGCCGCAAAGCCGAGAGGAAGAAGTTGAGTCTGAAAGAAGGAAGCCCGCTGGAGGACAAAGCGCTGATGTATGCTCTGGGTGAGATCATCACCGCTGTGGACAAGATGAGAG AGGAGGTGCACGGCCTGCTGAAGGCGCTGGTGCTGTTCCAGTTCGACAAACAGGCGGAGAAGCTGCAGCTGGCCTATGAGGAGGCTCTGCACATGGTGGAGGTAGCAGTTCCCGAGGTGTGGCCTGAAAACCTGCAGAACACTCAAGCTCCG CTCACCGGGCCAAACTCGACTGCAAACAGCATCATGGCTTcattccagcagcagcagagtcctGCAGCTTCACAACAAG ctgCTGAGGTCATGACGCCACCAAAGATGAGAAACGGTGTCAAGTGGAAGCTCAGCGTTCTCACAtaa